In Phaseolus vulgaris cultivar G19833 chromosome 10, P. vulgaris v2.0, whole genome shotgun sequence, a single genomic region encodes these proteins:
- the LOC137819733 gene encoding probable pectin methyltransferase QUA3 codes for MGHVNLPASKRLGGPRQWRVLDVVTAAFFGLVFLFFVLVFTSMGDSLAASGRQTLLLSTTDPLQRLRVSAAVEAGQPRVIDACPADTADHMPCEDPRLNSQLSRVMNYYRERHCPPLENTPLCLVPPPRGYRVSVQWPESLHKIWHSNMPYNKIADRKGHQGWMKIEGPHFIFPGGGTMFPDGAEQYIEKLGQYIPMNGGVLRTALDMGCGVASFGGYLLAQNILTMSFAPRDSHKSQIQFALERGIPAFVAMLGTRRLPFPAFGFDLVHCSRCLIPFTAYNATYFIEVDRLLRPGGYLVISGPPVQWPKQDKEWSDLQAVARALCYELIAVDGNTVIWKKPAVDMCLPNQNEFGLDMCDDDDSDDPNLAWYFKLKKCVTRLSSVKGEYTVGTISKWPERLTAPPVRSTILKNGADVYEADTKRWARRVAHYKNSLKIKLGTPAIRNVMDMNAFLGGFAAALNSDPVWVMNVVPSHKPPTLDAIFDRGLIGVYHDWCEPFSTYPRTYDLIHATSIESLIKDPASAKNRCNLIDLMVELDRILRPEGTVVVRDTPEVIERVARVARAVRWKPTIYNKEPESHGRQNILVATKTLWTV; via the exons ATGGGTCACGTCAACCTCCCAGCCTCTAAGCGACTGGGCGGCCCTCGCCAGTGGCGCGTGCTGGACGTCGTCACCGCCGCCTTCTTCGGCctcgtcttcctcttcttcgTCCTCGTCTTCACCTCCATGGGGGACTCGCTCGCCGCCTCCGGCCGCCAGACGCTGCTCCTCTCCACCACCGATCCGCTTCAGCGCCTCCGCGTGTCGGCGGCCGTCGAGGCCGGGCAGCCGCGCGTGATCGATGCCTGCCCCGCCGACACCGCCGACCACATGCCGTGTGAGGATCCCAGGCTGAACAGCCAGCTGAGCAGGGTGATGAATTACTACCGTGAGAGACACTGCCCGCCGCTGGAGAACACGCCGCTCTGCCTCGTCCCGCCGCCCCGCGGGTACAGGGTGTCGGTGCAGTGGCCGGAGAGCTTGCACAAG ATATGGCATAGCAACATGCCATACAACAAGATTGCTGACAGGAAAGGTCACCAGGGATGGATGAAGATTGAAGGTCCGCACTTTATATTCCCCGGAGGTGGTACAATGTTTCCAGATGGAGCAGAGCAATATATTGAAAAACTTGGTCAATACATACCAATGAATGGTGGTGTTCTGAGGACTGCTCTTGATATGGGATGCGGG GTTGCCAGTTTTGGAGGATATTTACTAGCTCAAAACATCTTAACCATGTCTTTTGCTCCAagagattcacacaaatcacAGATACAATTTGCACTTGAAAGAGGAATACCAGCTTTTGTTGCCATGCTTGGTACTCGCAGACTACCATTTCCTGCATTTGGCTTTGACTTAGTCCATTGTTCTCGGTGTTTAATCCCTTTTACAGCCTACA ATGCAACTTATTTCATTGAAGTGGACAGATTACTTCGCCCTGGTGGATATTTAGTCATTTCTGGTCCCCCTGTTCAGTGGCCTAAGCAAGATAAAGAATGGTCAGATCTTCAGGCTGTGGCAAGAGCTTTGTGTTATGAACTGATTGCTGTAGATGGTAACACTGTAATCTGGAAAAAGCCAGCAGTGGACATGTGTCTCCCCAACCAAAATGAATTTGGTCTAGACATgtgtgatgatgatgattcagATGACCCAAATTTAGCATG GTACTTCAAATTGAAGAAATGTGTCACTAGGTTGTCTTCTGTCAAAGGTGAATATACTGTTGGTACAATATCCAAATGGCCAGAAAGGCTCACTGCTCCTCCGGTAAGGTCCACCATCCTCAAAAATGGTGCTGATGTATATGAGGCTGACACTAAGCGATGGGCAAGAAGAGTTGCACACTATAAGAATTCTCTAAAAATAAAGTTGGGGACTCCAGCAATACGCAATGTTATGGACATGAATGCATTTTTGGGGGGATTTGCAGCAGCACTTAATTCTGATCCTGTGTGGGTTATGAATGTTGTTCCATCTCACAAGCCACCAACTCTTGATGCAATCTTTGATAGAGGCCTCATTGGAGTCTATCATGATTG GTGTGAACCTTTCTCAACATATCCTCGCACTTATGATCTGATCCATGCAACAAGCATTGAATCACTTATAAAGGATCCTGCCTCTGCCAAAAACAG ATGTAACCTTATTGATTTGATGGTCGAATTGGATCGAATTTTACGCCCAGAAGGAACCGTGGTGGTgagggatacccctgaagtaatTGAAAGAGTAGCTCGTGTTGCACGTGCAGTGAGGTGGAAGCCcactatatataataaagaaccTGAATCACACGGAAGGCAGAACATTCTAGTTGCAACCAAGACCTTGTGGACGGTCTAA
- the LOC137819734 gene encoding COP9 signalosome complex subunit 1: MDGDDETSGPMIDEIYANGGGDDGDQRSRRAIMSGDQLDVEAYAALYSGRTKIMRLIFIADKMNNAATQLEALRMAYDEIKKGENTQLFREVVQKIDGRLGANYGMDTAWCDAVDRRAEQKKEKLENELNAYRTNLIKESIRMGYNDFGDFYYAHGQLGEAFKSYVRTRDYCTTSKHIIHMCMSAILVSIEMGQFPHVTSYVSKAEQALDVHDAVIVAKLRCAAGLANLEAKKYKLAARKFLETGPELASHYNDVIAPQDVATYGGLCALATFDRVELKSKVIDNSNFRNFLELVPEVRELINDFYSSHYASCLEYLGNLKANLLLDIHLYDHVETLYDQIRHKALIQYTHPFVSVDLNMMANAFKTTVAGLEKELEALITDNQIQARIDSHNKILYARHADQRNATFQRVLETGREFDRDVRSMLLRSNLIKHEYNLRALRKL; encoded by the exons ATGGACGGCGACGACGAGACCTCGGGTCCGATGATCGACGAAATCTACGCCAACGGCGGCGGCGACGACGGAGACCAGCGGAGCCGTCGCGCGATCATGAGCGGTGACCAGCTCGATGTCGAGGCGTACGCGGCGCTGTACTCGGGGCGCACGAAGATTATGCGGCTCATCTTCATCGCCGACAAGATGAACAACGCGGCGACGCAGCTCGAGGCGCTGCGCATGGCCTACGACGAGATTAAGAAGGGCGAGAACACACAGCTTTTCAGGGAGGTCGTGCAGAAGATCGATGGAAGATTGGGAGCGAACTATGGCATGGACACAGCGTGGTGCGATGCCGTGGATCGAAGAGCGGAGCAGAAGAAGGAGAAACTCGAGAATGAACTCAATGCGTATCGG ACAAACTTGATTAAAGAAAGCATTAGAATGGGATACAATGATTTTGGAGACTTTTATTATGCTCATGGTCAATTGGGGGAAGCTTTTAAAAGTTATGTCCGCACTCGGGATTATTGCACCACATCAAAGCATATTATTCACATGTGTATGAGTGCAATTCTTGTCAGCATTGAGATGGGTCAATTTCCTCATGTTACAAGCTATGTTAGCAAGGCAGAACAAGCACTGGATGTCCATGATGCAGTAATCGTTGCAAAGCTACGATGTGCTGCTGGATTGGCTAATCTAGAGGCCAAAAAGTACAAACTTGCTGCCCGAAAG TTTCTAGAAACAGGACCTGAACTAGCAAGTCACTATAATGATGTAATTGCACCTCAAGACGTTGCAACATATGGAGGACTTTGTGCACTTGCTACATTTGATAGGGTAGAGTTAAAG AGCAAAGTTATAGACAATTCCAACTTCCGCAATTTCTTAGAGCTAGTACCTGAAGTAAGGGAACTGATAAATGATTTTTACTCGAG CCACTATGCTTCATGTCTGGAATACCTCGGGAACCTCAAAGCAAACCTATTGCTTGATATACATTTGTATGACCATGTTGAGACACTTTATGATCAAATTCGTCACAAAGCCCTTATCCAGTATACACACCCATTTGTGTCTGTTGATTTGAACATGATGGCTAATGCATTCAAGACAACTGTTGCTGGACTTGAGAAAGAGCTAGAAGCATTGATCACTGATAATCAGATACAG GCTCGAATTGATTCACACAACAAAATTTTGTATGCACGGCATGCGGATCAAAGGAATGCCACCTTTCAAAGGGTTCTAGAAACTGGAAGAGAATTTGATCGTGATGTTCGTTCCATGTTACTGAGATCAAATCTTATCAAGCATGAGTACAATCTTAGAGCATTAAGGAAACTTTGA